The nucleotide sequence ACTCTGGTATCGTTCAAGCTTATTCTATAATTTGAATTTTTTCCTCCACCAGTAATGGTTACACCATTATTTACATTAGTGCCAGTCTCATAATAATCCTTGATATTGTCAGGATGAGGAACAAATGGTGCCAATTGGCCATACTCGGGATCCTGTGGATAGAAGCTTTCCACATGTCTCACCATGGTTCCGTCCATAAGCGGCCCCCAACTCTCATCAACTGCTATATCAACATACTTGTCTCCATTTGGCAAAGTTCTCCATGTCTGGCTGGAACCTCCACCGTATAAATTCTGATATGGCATCAAGTTATAGACACTTTCTACAAAGACCGCAGAACTCAATTCTACTTTGACTTTGGAATCCTCTTGTCCTTTTTTGGTGGTAATCATCACCACTCCATATTGGCCCCTTATTCCATATAATGCTGATGCCGCTGGGCCTTTAAGTACGTTGATTGAAGCTATATCCTCAGGGTTTACATCTTGACCCAAGTTACCGTAATCCACTCCTGAACTACCTGAGAAATTAGAGTTTGAAATAGGCGTTCCATCTACCACAATAAGAGGTTGGCTACCACCAGAAATGGAATTGACCCCTCTGATTTTGATTTTCTGTGTTCCCCCCATACTTGCTCCTGAAGCTCCTTCTACCTGAACCCCTGCGATCTTACCGGATAATGATCCCAGCACATTTTGTTCTTTGGTAAAAGTGAGGTTTTCACCATCTACTTCTTGGGTAGCATACCCAATGGATCTTTCATCACGGGTGATTCCTAATGCTGTCACTACCACCTCACCAAGCTGAGAAACATCTTCAGCCATTACCACATCTATTTCGGTTCTGTTGTTAATAGCAATTGTTTGGGAGACGAAACCAAGGTAAGAAAACACCAAATTACCTTCTCCTTCTGAAACATCAATGGAATACATTCCATCTAAATCTGTCACTGAACCACTCGTAGTTCCTTGCAAAAGAACGCTCACTCCAGGCAGGGGAGAACCATCTTTTTGTGTAGTCACTTTTCCTGTAATCATTATCCCCTGGGCCATTACCTGAAAAACCAGAAGGTATATGAAAACAAAAAGGGACGTTCTCGTAAGTATTTTTTCCATAGAGATATGATTTATGAGTTACCAATAATAATTAAAATAAAATTTCATAAAATAAATTAAAACAGAACTAAAAACTAAACAAGATTTAAATATCAATACATTCAAAACATACTACTTCAATTTTGTAAATAATTTGTTAAGAAACAAACCGCTAAAATAAATTTCACTTAATAATCCATTTAAATTTTTGTTCATTTATTAAGCAATAAAAAAACCCCGAAAGAATTCCGGGGCTTTTTTATTGCTATTATCAACTTATCTTTTTCATATATACCCTGAATATATCATTTCATTGGGTTTTGGTTGTTCTTAATTTCCGAAAAGGCTGTCAATTCAGATTTTACTTCGTCCACCTGAATCACTTTTTCCTCTTGCTCAATATTTCCCACGCTATGATGATCGACTTCCGAAATATGCGGTGCGATGATCAAGGAAACAATGGAAGTCAGCTTGATCAAAATATTCATGGATGGCCCTGAAGTATCTTTGAATGGATCCCCAACTGTATCTCCTGTCACAGATGCCTTATGTGGTTCTGACCCTTTATATTCCATTTGCCCATTTATTTCAACTCCTTTTTCAAATGATTTCTTGGCATTGTCCCATGCTCCTCCAGCATTATTTTGGAAAATCCCCATCAGCACACCAGACACCGTTACTCCAGCCAAAACACCTCCCAGTACTTCCGGGCCAAAGCTAAATCCCACGATAATAGGCGCAAGCAAGGCAATTGCCCCGGGTGCAATCATTTCCCGGATAGAGGCTTTGGTGGAAATTTCCACGCACTTGTCATATTCAGGCTTGGCCTTATACTCCATGATACCGGGAATCTCCCGGAATTGCCTTCTTACCTCATTGACCATATCCATGGCCGCACGCCCTACGGCAGCTATGGCCAATGAAGAAAATATAAAAGGTATCATAGCGCCCACAAATAAGCCTGAGAGCACATCTGCCTTATAGATATCAATAGAGTTGATCCCTGCGAGACCAACATAAGCTGCAAACAAGGCCAAGGCAGTCAAGGCAGCTGATGCAATGGCAAAGCCCTTACCCGCAGCAGCAGTAGTGTTTCCGACTGCATCCAAAATATCTGTTCTTTCCCTTACTTTTTTATCGCAACCTGACATTTCTGCTATTCCACCAGCATTATCAGCTATAGGACCAAAAGCATCAATGGCCAACTGCATGGCCGTAGTGGCCATCATACCTGCAGCCGCAATGGCCACTCCATATAAACCTGCACTCCAAAAAGAAGCATAAATTCCTGATGCCAATACCAAAATAGGTAATACAGTAGATTCCATTCCCACAGATAAGCCGCCAATAATATTGGTGGCATGACCAGTAGAAGACTGCTTAATAATACTATTAACCGGTCTACGTCCCATAGCTGTATAATACTCTGTAATCATACTCATCAAGGCTCCGACGATCAGGCCTATAAACACCGCGCCAAATACGCCCATTTTTGTAAAAGTCGGAGAACCTTCTCTCATCATTCTGAGATCACCATCGGGCAACAAAAAGTCGATTAGAAAATAAGAAGCAGCAACAGTGAGAATGATGGAAATCCAATTCCCCTTGTTCAGGGCAGCCTGAACACTATCACTTTCACTTTTTATCTTGACAAATAGGGTCCCAATTATCGAAAACGCCAATCCAATTCCGGCAATCAATAAGGGTAATAATATCGGAGCAATTCCTCCAATTTGATCATTGGAGACAATTTCCCTTCCCAATACCATGGACGCTAAAATCGTGGCCACATAAGAACCAAAAAGGTCGGCCCCCATTCCAGCTACATCACCTACATTGTCCCCAACATTATCTGCTATGGTGGCTGGATTCCTCACATCATCCTCAGGAATGCCTGCCTCAACCTTTCCTACCAAATCTGCCCCTACATCGGCTGCCTTAGTATAAATACCTCCGCCCACTCTAGCAAAAAGAGCGATGGACTCCGCTCCCAAAGAAAAACCGGCAAGTACTTCCAATGCCTTTTCCATGTCCAGACCGTTCACATCTCCTCCTGTACTGACCACATAGACATGGTAAAAAACAATAAACAAAGAACCCATTCCCAAAACTGCTAGGCCTGCTACACCCAAGCCCATTACTGAACCGCCAGTAAAGGACACTTTTAAGGCTTTTTCCAGGCTGTTCTTGGCCGCCTCGGTGGTTCTCACGTTGGCCTTTGTGGCAATATTCATTCCTATATAACCTGCAAAAGCGGATAAAAAAGCACCCAAAACAAAGGAAACAGCTATTATTGGGGTAGAATTATCTACCAAGGTGCCTGACCAGGCCAAGATAATCCCTGCAATAATTACAAAGTAGAACAAAACCTTCCACTCTGCTTTTAAAAATGCCATGGCTCCCTTGGCGATATGTCCTGCTAATTCCAACATATTCTCATCACCATTGGCCTGTTTGTTGACCCAGGAAGATTTGATGGCCATGACTATTAAACCCAAAATCCCCAGCGCGGGGACTACATAGATAACTTGTTCCATATGAATTCAGTGGTTTTTTAATAAAATACAACTAAACAAAGATATTATTATTCATCAATCAAACAACTAACATTTTATCTCGTAAAAACACAGTTATGATAACATAAATAGCAAATAAACACCTCATTAACCGAAATATTATTTAATATTAAATTTTAAATAATATTTATTAATAAAAAGAAAAGAATTTCCTCATTTCCTTAATAATCAAGCTTATGAATATTTTTTATGGGCACAGGCGCTAATAGCGCAATCTTCCTAACTATTCTTTTAGCCTCTATGCTTAATCTCTTATATTTAATTAAAGATTTAATTATCCAATATGAAAGCAGTCATCATAAGCAAACCAGGCAAACCTGAAGTACTACAGGTACAGGAAAGAGATATTCCAAAACCAAAGGCCCATGAAGTATTGATAAAAGTCAAAGCTGCAGGAATCAACCGACCAGATATTATCCAACGAAAAGGGTTCTACCCCGCTCCACCTGATGCTCCAGCAGATATACCCGGCTTGGAAGTTTCTGGAACCATTACTGCCAAAGGTCCTGATGTGGAACATTGGCAAATTGGTGATGAGGTATGCGCACTAGTTGCTGGTGGTGGATATGCAGAGTTTGTTTGTGCACCTGCTGCTCAATGCTTACCTATCCCTGAAGGTATATCCCTGATCGATGCGGCTTCACTTCCAGAAACATTTTTCACAGTCTGGAACAATATTTTCGATATAGCCAAATTTCTGCCAGGCGAAACTGTCCTTATTCATGGAGGAAGCAGTGGAATCGGCGTGACTGCCATCCAAATGGTCACCGCTATGGGTGGGAAAGCAATAGTTACTGCTGGATCAACAGAAAAATGCGGTATCTGTGAATCTCTTGGGGCAATTAAAGCCATCAATTATAATGAAGAAGACTTTGAAGAAAAGGTAATGGAATATACCGATGAAAATGGTGTGGATATCATTTTGGACATGATCGGTGGAGACTACGGGCCTAAGAACATCAATATCCTTAAACCCAAAGGAAGGTTGGTAATGATCAATGCCATGAAGGGCAAAATTGCAGAAATAGACTTGATGAGGGTGATGAAAAATCAATTGACAATCACTGGTTCTACCCTTCGTCCTAAACCGATTGATTATAAAGGTAAAATAGCCCAAAATCTGCTAAAACATATTTGGCCACTGTTTGATGAAAAAATAAAACCGGTCATCTATACAACTTTCCCAATGGAAAGGGCCACTGAGGCCCATCAACTCATGGAAAGTTCCAAGCATATTGGTAAAATACTGTTGCAAAATACAGAAACAATATAATGAATGATATTTAATAAAATTAAACAAAAGTCAATCAATAAATGGTTTTAGTGTTTTAATAAGAAAAAAATCAAGTAGCTTTAATTAGAAACAACATGACTTATCCTATGAATGGCTTTTTAAAATTATTTACATTCCTGCTGGCGATTCAGATTCTAGCAGCCTGTCAAAATCAAAATAAGGAACAAACAGAAAACCTTAAAAATACCCAAATCATCACCAATGTAAACCTAATTGATATCAGAACAGGAGATATCAATAAAGCACAAGTGATTATAGAAGATCAAAAAGTAAAAAGCATCTTAGCACCGAGCAATAAAACAATAAAGGATGCTGTTTTGATCAATGGAGAGGGAAAGTATCTCGTTCCAGGATTGGCAGAGATGCACGCGCATATCCCTTCTGTAATTTGGAACGATCCCCAAATGGAAGAAACCTTATTCTTGTATCTTTCCAATGGTGTCACTACTATTAGAGGTATGCTAGGTCATCCTCTGCATTTGACACTAAGGGAAAAAGCAGATAGCATGGCCATTTTAAGCCCAAGAATCTATACTTCCAGCCCCTCCCTAAATGGCAATAGTGTCACTACAGTGGAACAGGCCCAAAGCATGGTCACAAACTTCCAAAAAGAGGGTTATGACTTCCTTAAGCTTCATCCAGGAATACGTTTACATGTATTTGATGAGATCGTAAAAACGGCAAATGAAGTAGGAATTCCCTTTGCGGGTCACGTTTCCACTTTGGTAGGAATCAGACACGCTTTGGAAAGTAAATATGGCAGCGTGGACCATATAGATGGTTTTTTAGAAGGTTTGGTTCCGGAATCATTGGAGGTCAATCCTAGTGAAAACGGATTTTTCGGATACAATTTCACTTCTTTGGCAGATACCAGCCTTATACCCGAACTTGTCCAAATGTCCTCAGAAAATAAAGTGTGGGTAGTACCTACCCAAAGCCTGTTCACCCGCTGGTTCTCCCCTATTCCTGCTGATTCTTTGGCCAATCAGCCAGAAATGCAGTATATGGCTCCTGAAGTGATTGAAAACTGGACCAACAGCAAAGTAAACCTTACGGAGGGCGAAGGCTATGATCCTGAACAATGGGAAGATTTCATGCACATCAGAAAGCGATTGATCAAATCCTTACATGATAATGGACAAGGCTTATTATTGGGATCAGATGCTCCACAAGTATTCAATGTTCCTGGCTTTTCCATCCAACATGAACTCCAAGCCATGGTTGATGCTGGCTTAAGCCCCTTGGAAGCATTACAGATTGGCACAATCAACCCGGCAAAATATTTTAACCAATCTGGAAAATTCGGAGAAATCAAGGAAGGAGCAAGTGCAGACATGATTTTATTGGACAAAAACCCCTTAGAAGATATCAGAAATATGGAACACCCAGCTGGGGTAATGGTCAGGGGAACTTGGATAAGCAGAGACGAAATTGACCAAAAGTTAAAATCCATATCTGATAAATTCAAGACAGAAAAATAACATCATAAAAAACTGATTTACAGAAAAATATATACATATACAAAAATCAATGAAACCTTTTCTCAATAATAAATGTATATACATTAAATTCAACTACATTAATTAATCCAGGAGGATATCATGAAGGATACAGCAATAAAAAAAATCAGACAATTAGGTTTCCAGTGGCAGACCCAAGATCCATTCTTGTTTTGTGCCTACCATTTGGATGATTACCCTGAAGGCAATGAAAGCCTAGGTCCAAAAGCTTCTTTGGAAGGAAGAAACATAGGTCAGGATTTCACTATTAAAGATGGCTGGAGAATGTACCATGGTTCTAAAGTTCCTGGATTTCCAGCGCATCCCCATAAAGGCTTTGAAACGGTTACGCTCGTAGAAAGAGGTTTGGCTGACCACTCCGACTCCTTGGGCGCTGCCGGTAGATTTGGAGAAGGAGATGTACAATGGATGACAGCTGGCAAAGGGGTAATGCACAGTGAAATGTTTCCATTGCTCAACCAAGACAAAAAGAATCCTTTGTTACTTTTCCAATTGTGGTTAAATCTTCCCAAAGCCAGTAAAAATGTGCCTCCACATTTCAAAATGCTATGGGCAGACACTATTCCTTACCATAATGAAGTAGACAAAAATGGCAACAAAACTCAAATTAAGGTAATTGCTGGACAAATCGGTGAAACCAAAGCTCCAGCACCCAATCCTGATTCTTGGGCAGCAGATCCTGAAAACCATGTGGCTATTTGGACCATCAAAATGGATGCTCATGCTATTTGGACACTTCCTGCAACAGAAGAAGGCATAAACAGGAGCCTGTTCTTCTACGAGGGAAGTCAATTGGAAACAGAGGGCTTCGAACTGCCTGAGGGACATTCTATAGACTTGTATTCTGAAAAGGAAATTACCTTTGTAAATGGAGATCAGCCAGCTGAATTACTCTTTTTACAAGGTAAGCCTATCAATGAGCCTGTAGTACAACATGGTCCATTCGTAATGAACAGCAATCAGGAAATTCATCAGGCCATAAAGGAATTCCAGACTACCCAATTTGGAGGTTGGCCTTGGCCGAATCATGAGCCTACCCATCCAAAAGAAAGGGGAAGATTTGCTATTCATGCAGATGGTAGAGAAGAAATAAAAGATTAATGCTCAAGAGGCTGTTTCTTTAGGAAGCAGCCTCTTATTTTTTGGTTTCAAATAAGGTACCCCAAGAGAATTCTTGCATTGATTTTTTTAGACTTTCTATGGCTTTATCCTCATAGTTATGTTGATTAGAATCCAGTTCAGGTAATAGCACGACTTCATCAAAACCACTTTCTATGGCTTCATCTTTTTCTCCGGAAGTAATGATTAGACATTTTTTTCCCATAGACTTCACCAGCTGAAGTAATTCATAGCTCCCCTTCCCTCCTGCCGATTGGCTATCAAATCGGCCTTCTCCGGTTATTATCCAATCTGCGGCTTTTACCTTCTCCACCATTTTGACCTGATCAAAAAAATATTGAGCTCCGGATTTTATCTCCACCGGAAAAAAGGCACTCAAGCCCAGTGCAATCCCACCTGCAGCTCCAAATCCCTCCCTATCCATTAAAACTCCTTTAGACTTCTTCTGTAAAAGTTGAAAAAGGCTTTTGGCTGAATCCTCAAATGCTGAAATATCATCAGGAGCTATCCCTTTCTGTGGCCCAAAAACAGGAATTGCTCCCTTTGGCCCAAAAAAGGTATTGTCCACATCACAAAGACAAGTAAAGCGAATAGGCTGCCTTTTCGCTGGTCTTTGGATATGGGCTATTCGGGAGATAAATCCATGACCAAACATCGAAATCTCTCTACCATTTTGATCAAGAAAAAGAAAACCCAAGGCCCTCAAAATACCCGTTCCCATATCCACGGTGGCACTGCCTCCAAGTCCAAGTATTACTTCATTCACTCCTTCCTTAATAGCTTCAACAATGAGCTCCCCAGTACCATAAGTACTGCTCAGATTGGCATCCACTTGAAAAGGCTTCAGCCCATCCAAACCACTAACAGTGGAAACATCCAGCATGGCTTTGTTTTGACTTTTATTCAAATAAAAAACACCTGCCTTAGGCCTTCCAATAGCATCTAAGGCCGTACATTCCCTAGGCTCCCATCCCAACTCATTGGCCAATAAAAAGCAAGTCCCATCACCTCCATCGGCAATGGGACTTGTTTGTATATCAAGATTGGAATCAACGGCTAGAAGGCCATTTTTGATGATTTTGGCGGCCAGATCCGCCTTAATGGTTCCTTTGAAGGCATTTGGAGCTATTAGGATGTTCATATATCCTTTTCCTTCATTCTTTTGAAATAATCCTTGGTTGCAGCAATGACCTTAGGTGAAAGATAAATGGCCGAAATCATGGTTGGAAAAGCCATGATAGCATACATCCCATCCACAAAACTCATCACCACTTGCAAGGATACCACTGCCCCTCCTACTATGGTAAGCAAATAGAAATAATTATAATAATCAGCCTTGTCTGCCCCAAAAAGATAATTGAAGCACTTGTGGCCATAATAGCTATAGGTAAACATCGTAGACAATGCAAATACCAATACGGCAGCCATTAAAAAGTATTTACCTAAACCAGGAATACCACTTTCAAAGGCAGAAAGGGTCATCAACACACCGTCCTTTTCTCCGGATTCCCAAACACCTGTAACCATAATGGTCAGGGCAGTCAAAGTACATACTATTATCGTATCAATAAATGGGCCCAACATGGCAATCAAGCCCTCCCTAACTGGCTCCTCATTTTTGGAAGCTCCATGAACCATCGGTGCTGTACCAATACCTGCTTCATTGGAAAAAGCAGCCCTTCTAGCACCTGTAATAATCACCGCCCCTACTGATCCTCCTAAAACAGCCTTGCCAGAGAAGGCATCTTCCACAATAAACAATAATGAAGATATAATTTGGTCATTGAACCGCACCAAAATCAGCACAACACTGATAAAATAAAGACTGACCATAAAAGGTACAAGTTTTGAGGCCACGTTGGCTATCCTTTTAATTCCTCCTAAAATAACTGTAGCAACTAAAATCATCATTGAAATTCCCAAGATCCATCGTGTGCTAGCACCATGATCAAGCCCAAAAGGCTTTAACATCACTACTCTCAAAACATCAGTCAGCTGGTTTGCCTGAAATATGGACAATAGTCCCAAAATCCCTGCGACACA is from Echinicola marina and encodes:
- a CDS encoding sodium-translocating pyrophosphatase is translated as MEQVIYVVPALGILGLIVMAIKSSWVNKQANGDENMLELAGHIAKGAMAFLKAEWKVLFYFVIIAGIILAWSGTLVDNSTPIIAVSFVLGAFLSAFAGYIGMNIATKANVRTTEAAKNSLEKALKVSFTGGSVMGLGVAGLAVLGMGSLFIVFYHVYVVSTGGDVNGLDMEKALEVLAGFSLGAESIALFARVGGGIYTKAADVGADLVGKVEAGIPEDDVRNPATIADNVGDNVGDVAGMGADLFGSYVATILASMVLGREIVSNDQIGGIAPILLPLLIAGIGLAFSIIGTLFVKIKSESDSVQAALNKGNWISIILTVAASYFLIDFLLPDGDLRMMREGSPTFTKMGVFGAVFIGLIVGALMSMITEYYTAMGRRPVNSIIKQSSTGHATNIIGGLSVGMESTVLPILVLASGIYASFWSAGLYGVAIAAAGMMATTAMQLAIDAFGPIADNAGGIAEMSGCDKKVRERTDILDAVGNTTAAAGKGFAIASAALTALALFAAYVGLAGINSIDIYKADVLSGLFVGAMIPFIFSSLAIAAVGRAAMDMVNEVRRQFREIPGIMEYKAKPEYDKCVEISTKASIREMIAPGAIALLAPIIVGFSFGPEVLGGVLAGVTVSGVLMGIFQNNAGGAWDNAKKSFEKGVEINGQMEYKGSEPHKASVTGDTVGDPFKDTSGPSMNILIKLTSIVSLIIAPHISEVDHHSVGNIEQEEKVIQVDEVKSELTAFSEIKNNQNPMK
- a CDS encoding NAD(P)H-quinone oxidoreductase, which codes for MKAVIISKPGKPEVLQVQERDIPKPKAHEVLIKVKAAGINRPDIIQRKGFYPAPPDAPADIPGLEVSGTITAKGPDVEHWQIGDEVCALVAGGGYAEFVCAPAAQCLPIPEGISLIDAASLPETFFTVWNNIFDIAKFLPGETVLIHGGSSGIGVTAIQMVTAMGGKAIVTAGSTEKCGICESLGAIKAINYNEEDFEEKVMEYTDENGVDIILDMIGGDYGPKNINILKPKGRLVMINAMKGKIAEIDLMRVMKNQLTITGSTLRPKPIDYKGKIAQNLLKHIWPLFDEKIKPVIYTTFPMERATEAHQLMESSKHIGKILLQNTETI
- a CDS encoding amidohydrolase family protein; this encodes MTYPMNGFLKLFTFLLAIQILAACQNQNKEQTENLKNTQIITNVNLIDIRTGDINKAQVIIEDQKVKSILAPSNKTIKDAVLINGEGKYLVPGLAEMHAHIPSVIWNDPQMEETLFLYLSNGVTTIRGMLGHPLHLTLREKADSMAILSPRIYTSSPSLNGNSVTTVEQAQSMVTNFQKEGYDFLKLHPGIRLHVFDEIVKTANEVGIPFAGHVSTLVGIRHALESKYGSVDHIDGFLEGLVPESLEVNPSENGFFGYNFTSLADTSLIPELVQMSSENKVWVVPTQSLFTRWFSPIPADSLANQPEMQYMAPEVIENWTNSKVNLTEGEGYDPEQWEDFMHIRKRLIKSLHDNGQGLLLGSDAPQVFNVPGFSIQHELQAMVDAGLSPLEALQIGTINPAKYFNQSGKFGEIKEGASADMILLDKNPLEDIRNMEHPAGVMVRGTWISRDEIDQKLKSISDKFKTEK
- a CDS encoding pirin family protein gives rise to the protein MKDTAIKKIRQLGFQWQTQDPFLFCAYHLDDYPEGNESLGPKASLEGRNIGQDFTIKDGWRMYHGSKVPGFPAHPHKGFETVTLVERGLADHSDSLGAAGRFGEGDVQWMTAGKGVMHSEMFPLLNQDKKNPLLLFQLWLNLPKASKNVPPHFKMLWADTIPYHNEVDKNGNKTQIKVIAGQIGETKAPAPNPDSWAADPENHVAIWTIKMDAHAIWTLPATEEGINRSLFFYEGSQLETEGFELPEGHSIDLYSEKEITFVNGDQPAELLFLQGKPINEPVVQHGPFVMNSNQEIHQAIKEFQTTQFGGWPWPNHEPTHPKERGRFAIHADGREEIKD
- a CDS encoding glycerate kinase family protein produces the protein MNILIAPNAFKGTIKADLAAKIIKNGLLAVDSNLDIQTSPIADGGDGTCFLLANELGWEPRECTALDAIGRPKAGVFYLNKSQNKAMLDVSTVSGLDGLKPFQVDANLSSTYGTGELIVEAIKEGVNEVILGLGGSATVDMGTGILRALGFLFLDQNGREISMFGHGFISRIAHIQRPAKRQPIRFTCLCDVDNTFFGPKGAIPVFGPQKGIAPDDISAFEDSAKSLFQLLQKKSKGVLMDREGFGAAGGIALGLSAFFPVEIKSGAQYFFDQVKMVEKVKAADWIITGEGRFDSQSAGGKGSYELLQLVKSMGKKCLIITSGEKDEAIESGFDEVVLLPELDSNQHNYEDKAIESLKKSMQEFSWGTLFETKK
- a CDS encoding alanine/glycine:cation symporter family protein, which gives rise to MGQLIIDFSNWIWGWPLLYLLLGGGTLLFLYSGLIPFRGFAHAMKVVGGKYDDPNAKGDITSFQALSSAIAATVGLGNISGVALAISTGGPGAIFWMWVSAFVGMATKYFTCTLAIMYRGKDSAGHIQGGPMYVIEEGMGKKWKPLSIIFCVAGILGLLSIFQANQLTDVLRVVMLKPFGLDHGASTRWILGISMMILVATVILGGIKRIANVASKLVPFMVSLYFISVVLILVRFNDQIISSLLFIVEDAFSGKAVLGGSVGAVIITGARRAAFSNEAGIGTAPMVHGASKNEEPVREGLIAMLGPFIDTIIVCTLTALTIMVTGVWESGEKDGVLMTLSAFESGIPGLGKYFLMAAVLVFALSTMFTYSYYGHKCFNYLFGADKADYYNYFYLLTIVGGAVVSLQVVMSFVDGMYAIMAFPTMISAIYLSPKVIAATKDYFKRMKEKDI